The Pseudomonas asiatica genome has a segment encoding these proteins:
- the fdhA gene encoding formaldehyde dehydrogenase, glutathione-independent yields MSGNRGVVYLGAGKVEVQKIDYPKMQDPRGKKIEHGVILKVVSTNICGSDQHMVRGRTTAQVGLVLGHEITGEIVEKGRDVERMQIGDLVSVPFNVACGRCRSCKEMHTGVCLSVNPARAGGAYGYVDMGDWTGGQAEYVLVPYADFNLLKLPERDKAMEKIRDLTCLSDILPTGYHGAVTAGVGPGSTVYVAGAGPVGLAAAASARLLGAACVIVGDLNPARLAHAKSQGFEVVDLSKDTPLHEQIVDILGEPEVDCAVDAVGFEARGHGHEGAKHEAPATVLNSLMQVTRVAGNIGIPGLYVTEDPGAVDAAAKIGALSIRFGLGWAKSHSFHTGQTPTMKYNRQLMQAIMWDRINIAEVVGVQVINLDQAPEGYGEFDAGVPKKFVIDPHKMWGAA; encoded by the coding sequence ATCGAGCACGGCGTGATCCTGAAGGTGGTCTCCACCAACATCTGCGGCTCCGACCAGCACATGGTCCGCGGTCGCACCACTGCCCAGGTCGGCCTGGTCCTGGGCCACGAAATCACCGGCGAGATCGTCGAGAAGGGCCGTGACGTCGAGCGCATGCAGATTGGCGACCTGGTCTCGGTGCCATTCAACGTCGCCTGTGGCCGCTGCCGCTCCTGCAAGGAAATGCACACCGGTGTCTGCCTCTCCGTCAACCCTGCCCGCGCTGGCGGTGCCTATGGTTACGTCGACATGGGCGACTGGACCGGCGGCCAGGCCGAGTACGTGCTGGTGCCGTACGCCGACTTCAACCTGCTGAAACTGCCCGAGCGTGACAAGGCCATGGAAAAGATCCGTGACCTGACCTGCCTGTCCGACATCCTGCCGACCGGCTACCACGGTGCCGTGACTGCCGGTGTAGGCCCAGGCAGCACCGTCTACGTTGCTGGTGCCGGCCCGGTCGGTCTGGCTGCCGCTGCCTCGGCACGCCTGCTGGGCGCTGCCTGCGTCATCGTCGGCGACCTCAACCCAGCCCGCCTGGCCCACGCCAAGTCCCAAGGCTTCGAAGTGGTCGACCTGTCCAAGGACACCCCGCTGCACGAGCAGATCGTCGACATCCTCGGCGAGCCGGAAGTGGACTGCGCCGTCGACGCCGTCGGCTTCGAAGCCCGCGGCCATGGTCACGAAGGTGCCAAGCATGAAGCGCCGGCCACCGTGCTGAACTCGCTGATGCAGGTTACCCGCGTTGCCGGCAACATCGGTATCCCGGGTTTGTACGTGACCGAAGACCCGGGTGCGGTGGATGCTGCCGCCAAGATCGGCGCGCTGAGCATTCGCTTTGGCTTGGGCTGGGCGAAGTCGCACAGCTTCCACACCGGCCAGACCCCGACCATGAAGTACAACCGCCAGCTGATGCAGGCGATCATGTGGGACCGAATCAACATCGCTGAAGTGGTGGGTGTGCAGGTGATCAATCTGGATCAGGCGCCGGAAGGTTATGGCGAGTTCGATGCCGGTGTGCCGAAGAAATTCGTCATCGACCCGCACAAGATGTGGGGTGCGGCGTAA
- a CDS encoding RHS repeat-associated core domain-containing protein produces MSTKNLDQQFFYMDGRPHNLKTPTGSRTLLRNHQNILAEWESDIESPAKLYLTDESASVLKRSGCTERPVAYTPYGNISNAPETGTFPGYNGELLLIELGLYLLGIGHNRPLSVRHLRFICPDTLSPFNLGGINAYSYCGNDPINNIDPSGHIKIWKTFRNIFFGRKKSLTRQVNTYNTELEARSKAIINFEIPSPRRKLSDLEKSKQEMLTNQNNLPKVHSLSNEAKKFRHKHYILKDKNLAEHYRILNEQTKQAKDTIKAAFNDIDKEIDDIHRAEKKKWLKDRKKNPHYKESPIERVQTAARDIREPKGHFQWEM; encoded by the coding sequence ATGAGTACTAAAAATTTAGACCAACAATTTTTTTATATGGATGGGCGTCCCCACAACCTGAAAACACCAACGGGAAGTCGCACATTACTTCGTAATCACCAGAACATACTGGCCGAATGGGAAAGCGACATTGAAAGCCCTGCAAAGCTTTATTTGACTGATGAGTCAGCAAGCGTCTTGAAGAGGTCAGGCTGCACAGAACGACCTGTTGCCTACACTCCGTACGGAAATATTTCAAATGCCCCCGAAACAGGAACCTTTCCGGGATACAACGGAGAACTCCTACTTATTGAGCTAGGGCTGTACCTGCTCGGAATTGGTCACAATCGCCCCCTTAGCGTCCGCCACCTGAGATTCATCTGCCCTGACACTCTAAGCCCGTTCAATCTAGGCGGAATCAATGCTTACAGCTACTGCGGGAATGACCCGATAAATAACATTGATCCTTCAGGCCATATAAAAATCTGGAAAACTTTTAGAAACATTTTTTTTGGCCGAAAAAAATCTCTCACTCGACAAGTCAATACTTATAATACCGAGCTCGAAGCCCGATCCAAGGCAATCATAAACTTTGAAATCCCTAGCCCCCGAAGAAAATTAAGTGATCTAGAAAAGTCAAAACAGGAGATGTTAACCAACCAAAATAACCTCCCCAAAGTACACAGCCTAAGCAACGAAGCCAAAAAATTTAGACACAAACACTATATTCTCAAAGATAAAAATCTTGCAGAACACTATCGCATACTAAATGAACAGACAAAGCAAGCAAAAGATACAATTAAAGCCGCATTCAATGATATCGACAAAGAAATCGACGACATACACCGGGCGGAAAAAAAGAAATGGCTAAAAGATAGGAAAAAAAATCCGCATTATAAAGAGTCGCCTATTGAACGAGTGCAGACAGCCGCACGCGATATAAGAGAACCCAAAGGCCACTTTCAGTGGGAGATGTGA
- a CDS encoding DUF2780 domain-containing protein, protein MKAFTLATLMTLAASPVFAFNLSDAANAVSAMQNQNQSQQGQVQAPEAQANLLNTLGSQLNITPEQAVGGAGAMLGLARNNLSSDDYGQLTKAVPGLDLLAGANVLGGLSGLGELLGKNSESQSALSNALGNNVENRSDLDNAFKALGMDTGMIGQFAPLLLQYLGQQGIAGSLLQNLGSLWTTPAPLTGPSV, encoded by the coding sequence ATGAAAGCATTCACCCTGGCAACCCTGATGACCCTGGCCGCAAGCCCTGTGTTCGCCTTCAACCTCAGCGACGCCGCCAACGCCGTGTCGGCCATGCAGAACCAGAATCAGAGCCAGCAAGGCCAGGTGCAGGCGCCCGAGGCGCAGGCCAACCTGCTCAACACCTTGGGCAGCCAATTGAATATCACCCCGGAGCAAGCCGTGGGCGGTGCAGGGGCCATGCTGGGGCTGGCGCGCAACAACCTGAGCAGCGACGACTACGGCCAATTGACCAAGGCCGTGCCGGGGCTTGACCTGCTTGCCGGGGCCAATGTACTGGGTGGCTTGAGTGGCCTGGGTGAGTTGCTGGGCAAGAACAGCGAGAGCCAGTCGGCCTTGAGCAATGCGCTGGGCAACAATGTGGAAAACCGCAGCGACCTGGACAATGCGTTCAAGGCGCTGGGGATGGACACCGGGATGATCGGGCAGTTTGCGCCGTTGCTGCTGCAGTACCTGGGGCAGCAGGGGATTGCCGGGTCGCTGTTGCAGAATCTGGGGAGTTTGTGGACCACTCCTGCTCCGTTGACCGGGCCTTCGGTCTGA
- a CDS encoding APC family permease has translation MANPPSSTPVQLRRVLGLPALVFFGLVYMVPLTIFTTYGIVTELTGGRTAGAYIVTLVAMLFTATSYSFMVKRFPVAGSAYSYTNMAFGPNVGFLAGWSLLLDYLFLPMINYLLIGLFLNIAFPAIPAWSIALASIALVTLLNVVGIHSVAKTSNLIVGAQIVFIVVFVALSCQSLAGQPLELLSPLLGNGSQPGFGALMAGAAVLCLSFLGFDAVSTLAEECRDARRDVPRAIILTTLFAGVLFTVLAYVSQLVLPGTTFANADAAANEVMFKAGGQFLANFFTAAYVAGSLGSALASQAAVSRILFTMGRDKVLPQRTFGYLSPRFGTPVFAILLVSAFSLLALVIDLATLASLISFGALVAFSAVNLAVVKTHLVDDASQRSLKGLLSYGLVPLVGLGLTLWLWTSLSALTLVIGLCWFALGLAYLAVLTAGFRRPVRLVDFTEAT, from the coding sequence ATGGCCAACCCACCCAGCTCTACCCCCGTCCAGCTCCGCCGTGTCCTCGGCCTGCCCGCCCTGGTGTTCTTCGGCCTGGTGTACATGGTCCCGCTGACCATCTTTACCACTTACGGCATCGTCACCGAACTTACTGGTGGCCGCACGGCCGGCGCCTATATCGTCACCTTGGTGGCCATGCTGTTCACCGCCACCTCCTACAGCTTCATGGTCAAACGCTTCCCGGTCGCGGGCTCGGCGTACTCCTACACCAACATGGCCTTCGGCCCGAACGTTGGCTTCCTGGCCGGCTGGTCGCTGCTGCTCGACTACCTGTTCCTGCCGATGATCAACTACCTACTGATCGGCCTGTTCCTGAACATCGCCTTTCCGGCCATCCCCGCGTGGTCTATCGCGCTGGCCTCGATTGCCCTGGTCACGCTGCTCAACGTGGTCGGCATTCACTCTGTGGCCAAGACCAGCAACCTGATCGTCGGGGCGCAGATCGTCTTCATCGTGGTGTTCGTCGCCCTGTCCTGCCAGTCCCTGGCCGGCCAGCCGCTCGAGCTGTTGTCGCCACTGCTGGGCAACGGTTCGCAGCCGGGCTTCGGCGCGCTGATGGCTGGTGCGGCGGTGCTGTGCCTGTCGTTCCTCGGCTTTGACGCTGTCTCGACCTTGGCCGAAGAATGCCGCGATGCCCGCCGCGATGTGCCACGGGCAATCATCCTCACCACCCTGTTCGCCGGCGTGCTGTTCACCGTGCTGGCCTATGTCAGCCAACTGGTACTGCCGGGCACCACTTTTGCCAATGCCGATGCGGCGGCCAATGAGGTGATGTTCAAGGCGGGCGGGCAGTTCCTGGCCAACTTCTTCACTGCGGCCTATGTGGCCGGCAGCCTGGGCTCGGCGCTGGCCTCGCAGGCGGCTGTGTCGCGCATTCTGTTCACCATGGGCCGTGACAAGGTGCTGCCGCAGCGAACGTTCGGCTACCTGTCACCGCGCTTCGGCACGCCGGTGTTCGCCATTCTGCTGGTTTCGGCGTTCTCGTTGCTGGCGTTGGTGATCGACCTGGCGACCCTTGCATCGCTGATCAGCTTTGGTGCGCTGGTGGCGTTTTCGGCGGTGAACCTGGCGGTGGTGAAGACCCACCTGGTGGACGATGCCTCGCAGCGCAGCCTCAAAGGGCTGCTGAGCTATGGCCTGGTGCCGCTGGTGGGGTTGGGGCTGACACTGTGGCTGTGGACCAGCCTGTCGGCGCTTACCTTGGTGATTGGCCTGTGCTGGTTTGCGCTGGGTCTTGCGTATCTGGCAGTACTGACCGCCGGCTTCCGCCGCCCGGTGCGGCTGGTGGATTTCACAGAAGCGACCTGA
- a CDS encoding acyltransferase, translating to MRRLLTGTLTTTLLLLNTLVLICPLLVFALLKLVLPGRGRDYASWAVMWVAETWSEIDKAIFALCIPTQWDIRGVENLRKDTSYLAVSNHQTWVDIPALIESLNRRTPFFKFFLKKELIWVPLLGLAWWGLDYPFMKRYSKAFLEKHPELKGKDLEITKAACELFKRQPVTVVNYLEGTRFTEAKRQQQQSPYRYLLKPKAGGVAFVLAALGEQLDALLDVTIVYPGNKAPGFWDLLNGSISRVIIDIRVRELDPMLWAGDYENDAEFRQTVQAWVNQLWVEKDLRIEQLRVEMG from the coding sequence ATGCGTCGCCTGCTGACCGGCACCCTCACTACCACCCTGCTGCTGCTCAACACCCTGGTGTTGATCTGCCCGCTGCTGGTCTTCGCCCTGCTCAAACTGGTGCTGCCGGGGCGTGGGCGTGACTATGCCTCATGGGCGGTGATGTGGGTGGCCGAGACCTGGTCGGAGATCGACAAGGCCATCTTTGCCCTGTGCATTCCTACCCAGTGGGATATCCGTGGCGTCGAGAACCTGCGCAAGGACACTTCGTACCTGGCCGTCAGCAACCACCAGACCTGGGTCGATATTCCGGCGCTGATCGAGAGCCTCAACCGCCGTACACCGTTCTTCAAGTTCTTCCTGAAGAAGGAGCTGATCTGGGTACCACTGCTGGGCCTGGCCTGGTGGGGGCTGGATTACCCGTTCATGAAGCGCTACAGCAAGGCCTTCCTGGAGAAGCACCCCGAGCTGAAAGGCAAGGACCTGGAAATCACCAAGGCTGCTTGTGAACTGTTCAAGCGCCAGCCGGTGACCGTGGTGAACTACCTGGAAGGCACACGCTTCACCGAAGCCAAGCGTCAGCAGCAGCAATCGCCGTATCGCTACCTGCTCAAGCCCAAGGCTGGTGGCGTGGCGTTCGTGCTGGCGGCATTGGGCGAGCAGCTGGATGCCTTGCTGGACGTGACCATCGTCTACCCCGGCAACAAGGCGCCGGGTTTCTGGGATTTGCTCAATGGCAGCATCAGCCGGGTGATTATCGACATTCGTGTGCGTGAACTGGACCCAATGCTGTGGGCGGGAGATTACGAGAATGATGCTGAGTTCAGGCAGACCGTGCAGGCCTGGGTGAACCAGTTGTGGGTGGAGAAGGACTTGAGGATCGAGCAGCTGCGGGTGGAGATGGGCTGA
- a CDS encoding ATP-dependent zinc protease family protein, with protein MKPLLALLSLLALPVMAAEPTIYGRYENIALPELGETLKAKMDTGAFTASLSAKDIELFTRDGDEWVRFRLATKDSDGKVYEHKVSRISKIKGRADEEEEGDAPEISKRPVVDLELCLGDVKRTVEVNLVDRSSFNYPLLVGSKALREFKAAVNPAKKFTAGKPDC; from the coding sequence GTGAAACCTCTGCTTGCCCTGCTGTCGTTGTTGGCGCTGCCGGTCATGGCCGCCGAGCCCACAATCTATGGCCGTTACGAGAACATAGCCCTGCCCGAACTGGGCGAAACCCTGAAAGCCAAGATGGATACCGGTGCCTTCACCGCGTCGCTGTCGGCCAAGGACATCGAGCTGTTCACCCGTGATGGCGACGAGTGGGTGCGCTTCCGCCTGGCTACCAAGGACTCGGACGGCAAGGTGTACGAGCACAAGGTCTCGCGCATCAGCAAGATCAAGGGCCGTGCCGATGAAGAGGAGGAAGGCGATGCGCCGGAAATCTCCAAGCGCCCGGTGGTCGACCTGGAGCTGTGCCTGGGGGACGTGAAACGCACCGTCGAGGTCAACCTGGTGGACCGCAGCAGCTTCAACTACCCGTTGCTGGTGGGCTCCAAGGCTTTGCGCGAGTTCAAGGCGGCGGTCAACCCGGCCAAGAAGTTCACCGCTGGCAAGCCTGACTGCTGA